A window of the Loxodonta africana isolate mLoxAfr1 chromosome 3, mLoxAfr1.hap2, whole genome shotgun sequence genome harbors these coding sequences:
- the TSPAN2 gene encoding tetraspanin-2 isoform X2: MGRFRGGLRCIKYLLLGFNLLFWLAGSAVIAFGLWFRFGGAIKDLSSEDKSPEYFYVGLYVLVGAGALMMAMGFFGCCGAMRESQCVLGSFFTCLLVIFAAEVTTGVFAFIGKGVAIRHVQTMYEEAYNDYLKDKGKGNGTLITFHSTFQCCGKESSEQVQPTCPKELLKHKNCIDEIETVISVKLQLVGIVGIGIAGLTIFGMIFSMVLCCAIRNSQDVI; this comes from the exons CTGGCAGGGTCAGCCGTCATTGCTTTTGGACTATGGTTTCGGTTTGGAGGCGCCATAAAGGATTTATCATCAGAGGACAAGTCCCCAGAGTATTTCTACGTGG GGCTCTATGTGCTGgttggagctggagccctgatgaTGGCCATGGGGTTCTTTGGGTGCTGTGGAGCCATGCGGGAGTCGCAGTGCGTGCTCGGATCA TTTTTCACCTGCCTACTGGTGATATTTGCTGCTGAAGTAACCACTGGAGTATTTGCCTTTATAGGCAAGGGTGTA GCTATACGGCATGTTCAGACCATGTATGAAGAGGCTTACAATGATTACCTGAAAGacaagggaaagggaaatgggacgCTCATCACCTTCCACTCAACG TTTCAGTGCTGTGGAAAAGAAAGCTCTGAACAGGTCCAACCCACATGCCCAAAGGAGCTTCTAAAACACAAG aattgcaTTGATGAAATTGAGACCGTAATCAGTGTTAAGCTCCAGCTCGTCGGAATTGTCGGTATTGGAATTGCAGGTCTCACG ATCTTTGGCATGATATTCAGCATGGTCCTTTGCTGTGCAATACGAAACTCGCAAGATGTGATATGA
- the TSPAN2 gene encoding tetraspanin-2 isoform X1, translated as MRLEKEKGGSGRARTVGLRLSLNRSPVRPGPGHAGSPTASPAGFVCVSQQTDLPTNRVRQPRGAPGSTLNARLQGFPTEVGHQLPRVSREWEWFPGLYVLVGAGALMMAMGFFGCCGAMRESQCVLGSFFTCLLVIFAAEVTTGVFAFIGKGVAIRHVQTMYEEAYNDYLKDKGKGNGTLITFHSTFQCCGKESSEQVQPTCPKELLKHKNCIDEIETVISVKLQLVGIVGIGIAGLTIFGMIFSMVLCCAIRNSQDVI; from the exons ATGCGACT agaaaaggaaaaaggaggaagtggcagagccagaacagTAGGACTTCGCCTGTCCCTGAACAGGAGTCCTGTGAGACCAGGCCCTGGCCATGCAGGAAGCCCAACAGCCTCGCCTGCCGGCTTCGTCTGTGTCAGTCAGCAGACAGATCTGCCCACAAACCGCGTTCGGCAGCCCAGAGGGGCCCCAGGAAGCACCCTGAATGCCAGGCTTCAGGGTTTCCCCACAGAGGTGGGACACCAGCTCCCCCGTGTCTCCAGAGAATGGGAGTGGTTTCCAG GGCTCTATGTGCTGgttggagctggagccctgatgaTGGCCATGGGGTTCTTTGGGTGCTGTGGAGCCATGCGGGAGTCGCAGTGCGTGCTCGGATCA TTTTTCACCTGCCTACTGGTGATATTTGCTGCTGAAGTAACCACTGGAGTATTTGCCTTTATAGGCAAGGGTGTA GCTATACGGCATGTTCAGACCATGTATGAAGAGGCTTACAATGATTACCTGAAAGacaagggaaagggaaatgggacgCTCATCACCTTCCACTCAACG TTTCAGTGCTGTGGAAAAGAAAGCTCTGAACAGGTCCAACCCACATGCCCAAAGGAGCTTCTAAAACACAAG aattgcaTTGATGAAATTGAGACCGTAATCAGTGTTAAGCTCCAGCTCGTCGGAATTGTCGGTATTGGAATTGCAGGTCTCACG ATCTTTGGCATGATATTCAGCATGGTCCTTTGCTGTGCAATACGAAACTCGCAAGATGTGATATGA